From a region of the Triticum aestivum cultivar Chinese Spring chromosome 7D, IWGSC CS RefSeq v2.1, whole genome shotgun sequence genome:
- the LOC123164476 gene encoding serine/threonine-protein kinase-like protein CR4, whose product MDSVPALALCCLILLPSWANGLGSMGSISVSYGEDGPVFCGLSSDGSHLVTCSGADASVVYGAPLRIPFLGLTAGDGFACGLLLDTSQPYCWGSNSYVKIGVPQPMVEGVEYSMLSAGDNHLCALRTPDKGIPRGVNPDTSVIDCWGYNMTATHVVAGAVSTISAGSVFNCALFARNRTVFCWGDETVSGVIGLAPRNVKFQSIGAGGYHVCGVLENAQVFCWGRSLEMQQVSPTGAIGEGDVSIVPMDAMVSVVGGRFHACGIRSLDHQVACWGFQLQNSTSAPKGLRLYTIVAGDYFTCGVPAETSMKPRCWGNSGPLALPMAVSPGICVSSACSPGYYEYVNHGELGSSKSCKPGNSRLCLPCSAGCPDNSYESSPCNATADRVCQFDCLRCVSDECLSYCTSRKQTNNHKSMDFQMRIFVAEIAFAVILIFTVTAISCLYVRHKLRDCRCSKSKLRMTKSTTYSFRKDNTKIQPDVEDLKIRRAQEFSYEELEQATDGFSEDSQVGKGSFSCVFRGILRDGTVVAVKRAIKVSDAKKSSKEFHTELDLLSRLNHAHLLDLLGYCEDGSERLLVYEFMAHGSLYQHLHGKDSNLKKQLNWTRRVTIAVQAARGIEYLHGYACPPVIHRDIKSSNILIDEDHNARVADFGLSIMGPVDSGTPLSELPAGTLGYLDPEYYRLHYLTTKSDVYSFGVVLLEILSGRKAIDMQLEEGNIVEWAAPLIKAGDISGILDPALSPPSDLEALKKIAAVACKCVRMRGKDRPSMDKVTTSLERALALLMGSPCLEQPILPTEVVLGSSRMHKKVSQRSSNQSCSENELVDGDDQRIEYRAPSWITFPSVTSSQRRKSSASEADLDGRTTTDGRNVGSSIGDGLRSLEEEIGPASPQEDLYLQHNF is encoded by the coding sequence ATGGACAGTGTTCCAGCTCTCGCGCTCTGCTGCCTAATCTTGCTACCAAGCTGGGCCAATGGCCTCGGCTCCATGGGATCCATCTCGGTGTCCTACGGCGAGGACGGCCCGGTGTTCTGCGGCCTCAGCTCAGACGGCTCCCACTTGGTCACCTGCTCCGGCGCGGACGCCTCTGTCGTCTACGGTGCTCCCCTCAGGATCCCCTTCCTCGGCCTCACCGCGGGGGATGGGTTCGCGTGCGGTCTCTTGCTTGATACCAGTCAGCCTTACTGCTGGGGGAGCAACTCATATGTCAAGATCGGGGTGCCGCAACCGATGGTCGAGGGCGTGGAGTATTCCATGCTCAGTGCCGGGGACAACCACCTGTGTGCACTGCGAACTCCTGACAAGGGGATTCCTCGCGGTGTTAACCCTGATACTTCAGTGATAGATTGCTGGGGgtacaacatgactgccacacatgTTGTCGCTGGAGCCGTGTCGACCATATCAGCTGGCTCGGTGTTCAATTGTGCCTTGTTTGCGCGGAACAGGACAGTGTTCTGCTGGGGTGATGAGACAGTGAGTGGTGTGATTGGGCTGGCGCCGAGGAATGTCAAGTTTCAGTCCATAGGAGCAGGTGGCTACCATGTCTGTGGGGTGCTGGAGAATGCACAAGTCTTCTGCTGGGGAAGGAGCTTGGAGATGCAGCAGGTGTCGCCTACCGGTGCTATCGGTGAAGGCGATGTGAGCATAGTGCCGATGGATGCAATGGTCTCCGTTGTCGGCGGACGATTTCATGCTTGTGGCATCAGGAGCCTTGATCACCAAGTAGCTTGCTGGGGTTTCCAACTTCAGAACAGTACATCAGCACCCAAAGGTCTCAGGTTGTATACAATAGTGGCTGGAGACTACTTTACTTGTGGTGTGCCTGCTGAGACATCGATGAAGCCAAGGTGCTGGGGCAATAGTGGGCCATTGGCACTACCAATGGCGGTATCGCCCGGGATTTGTGTATCTTCTGCATGCAGCCCCGGATACTACGAGTATGTTAACCATGGTGAGCTTGGTAGCAGCAAGTCTTGCAAGCCTGGAAACTCTAGACTCTGCTTGCCCTGCAGTGCTGGCTGCCCAGACAACTCGTATGAGTCCTCGCCCTGCAATGCCACGGCTGACCGTGTGTGCCAGTTTGATTGCTTGAGGTGTGTCTCAGATGAGTGTTTGTCATACTGCACATCCCGGAAGCAGACCAACAACCATAAGTCAATGGATTTTCAGATGCGCATTTTTGTGGCAGAGATTGCATTTGCTGTCATTTTGATTTTCACCGTGACAGCCATTTCTTGCCTATATGTACGGCACAAGCTTCGAGATTGCCGATGTTCAAAGAGCAAGTTGAGGATGACGAAGAGTACAACATACTCTTTTCGAAAGGATAACACGAAGATCCAGCCTGACGTGGAAGATCTGAAGATCAGGAGAGCTCAGGAATTTTCCTATGAGGAGTTGGAACAAGCAACCGATGGCTTCTCGGAGGATTCACAAGTCGGCAAGGGCAGCTTTTCATGTGTATTCAGGGGCATTCTGAGAGATGGGACAGTCGTTGCTGTGAAGCGTGCAATAAAAGTATCGGATGCGAAGAAAAGCTCAAAGGAGTTCCATACTGAACTTGACCTCCTCTCTAGGCTCAACCATGCACATTTGCTCGACCTACTTGGTTACTGTGAGGATGGCAGCGAGAGGCTCTTGGTTTATGAGTTCATGGCTCATGGATCCCTGTACCAGCATCTGCATGGCAAGGATTCAAACTTGAAGAAGCAACTCAACTGGACCAGGCGGGTTACCATTGCTGTCCAGGCTGCTCGTGGAATAGAGTATTTGCATGGCTATGCTTGCCCACCAGTAATTCACCGAGACATCAAGTCTTCAAACATATTGATCGATGAAGACCACAATGCGCGTGTTGCCGACTTTGGTCTATCTATAATGGGCCCTGTAGATAGCGGCACACCACTCTCAGAGCTGCCGGCAGGGACACTTGGGTACCTTGACCCTGAGTACTACCGTCTCCACTACTTGACGACAAAGTCGGATGTCTACAGCTTTGGAGTTGTTCTTCTAGAAATCCTAAGTGGCAGGAAAGCCATTGACATGCAGCTTGAGGAGGGCAATATTGTTGAATGGGCAGCCCCGTTGATCAAAGCTGGGGACATTTCTGGCATCCTTGATCCAGCTTTGTCTCCTCCCTCTGAcctggaggctctgaagaagattGCAGCTGTGGCATGCAAGTGTGTGAGAATGCGAGGCAAAGACCGGCCTTCCATGGACAAGGTGACAACATCTCTAGAGCGCGCACTTGCGCTGCTGATGGGCAGCCCATGCCTGGAGCAACCCATTCTGCCAACTGAAGTTGTTCTCGGGAGTAGCCGGATGCACAAAAAGGTATCACAGAGGTCATCTAATCAGTCGTGCTCAGAGAATGAGCTCGTTGATGGGGACGACCAGCGGATCGAGTACAGGGCACCATCTTGGATAACGTTTCCAAGCGTGACCTCATCGCAGAGGAGGAAATCGTCAGCGTCGGAAGCCGACCTGGATGGCCGAACAACCACAGATGGGAGGAACGTCGGGAGCAGCATAGGAGATGGTCTGCGGTCATTGGAGGAAGAGATTGGGCCGGCGTCGCCACAGGAAGACTTGTACTTGCAGCACAACTTCTGA